A single region of the Raphanus sativus cultivar WK10039 chromosome 1, ASM80110v3, whole genome shotgun sequence genome encodes:
- the LOC108812905 gene encoding 65-kDa microtubule-associated protein 8, translated as MGSLQTPIGMRSSSLLDMSCGYLLKELQMIWDEVGEDKFEREKVLLDIEQECVEAYRRKVDHANISRSRLHQELAESEAELTHLLLCLGERSVPGRPEKKEGTLREQLDAIAPALREMRLGKDERVKQVRSVKGEIQKISAEIAGRPTYEDSSTNITIDDNDLSIKKLEEYQNELYRLHDEKNERLQKVEIYICAIRDLSATMETEASMIITKIHPSLNDLYGISKNISDDILKKLNGTVVSLEEEKQKRLEKIHHLGRALSNLWNLMDASYEDRQKFAHVIELLSFEPSDVCAPGSITSSIIHQAEAEVKRLDQLKASKTKELFLKKQKELETTCNISHMETPSTEVGDIINLVDSGEIDHVDLLTAMDEKISRAKEEAASRKVIIEKVDRWMLARDEERWLEEYDQDENRYSVSRNAHRNLRRAERARKEVSKITGLVESILVKTKSWEAERQKVFLYNEEPLVAMLQEYNNLRQEKEVEKQRLREKKKIIPQPVAQQDNFYVARPSSSSRNRSINGGYGSASPLNRKLSRGFSNNTSYTSLGTSLRRESSGIIKNTWP; from the exons ATGGGTTCCCTTCAGACACCTATAGGCATGAGAAGCTCCTCATTGTTAGATATGTCCTGCGGATATTTACTCAAAGAGTTACAG ATGATATGGGATGAAGTTGGAGAAGATAagtttgagagagagaaagtgttGCTCGACATAGAGCAGGAATGTGTAGAGGCTTACCGTAGAAAAGTTGACCATGCCAATATTTCTAGGTCTCGTCTACATCAAGAGCTGGCGGAATCTGAAGCTGAACTCACCCATCTTCTTCTGTGCCTCGGTGAAAGATCAGTACCTGGAAGG CCAGAGAAAAAGGAAGGAACGTTGAGGGAGCAGCTGGATGCTATTGCACCTGCACTGCGTGAGATGAGGCTGGGGAAAGACGAGAGAGTGAAGCAGGTCAGGTCTGTCAAAGGGGAGATTCAGAAAATTTCAGCGGAAATAGCAGGAAGACCGACATATGAAGACTCATCTACAAATATAACCATAGACGACAACGATCTTTCTATAAAGAAACTCGAGGAGTATCAGAATGAACTCTATAGACTCCATGATGAGAAG AATGAAAGACTGCAGAAggttgaaatatatatatgcgCCATTCGAGACCTATCAGCAACCATGGAAACAGAAGCATCTATGATCATAACAAAGATTCATCCAAGCCTCAATGACCTCTATGGAATATCCAAAAACATCAGTGATGATATCTTAAAAAAGCTTAATGGCACTGTTGTGTCTCTTGAAGAAGAAAAGCAGAAACGCCTTGAAAAG ATTCACCATCTTGGTAGAGCGTTATCAAACCTGTGGAATCTAATGGATGCATCTTATGAAGATCGTCAAAAGTTTGCACACGTCATCGAACTACTGTCATTCGAACCATCAGACGTGTGTGCTCCTGGCAGCATTACATCTAGCATAATCCACCAG GCTGAGGCTGAAGTGAAGAGGCTAGATCAACTGAAAGCAAGCAAAACCAAAGAACTTTTCCTCAAGAAACAAAAGGAACTAGAGACTACATGCAACATATCACATATGGAGACTCCATCAACAGAAGTGGGAGATATAATAAACCTAGTAGACTCTG GTGAAATTGACCACGTCGACCTTCTTACTGCAATGGATGAGAAGATATCGAGAGCAAAGGAGGAAGCAGCAAGTAGAAAAGTAATAATTGAAAAAGTGGATAGGTGGATGTTAGCACGAGATGAAGAGCGCTGGCTTGAAGAATATGACCAG GATGAGAACCGATACTCAGTAAGTAGAAATGCTCATCGAAACCTAAGGCGAGCTGAACGTGCACGCAAAGAAGTCAGCAAAATCACAG GATTAGTGGAATCAATATTGGTAAAGACTAAGAGCTGGGAAGCAGAAAGACAGAAGGTCTTCTTGTACAATGAG GAACCTCTGGTTGCAATGTTACAAGAATACAATAATCTGAGGCAGGAAAAGGAGGTGGAGAAGCAACGGCTCCGG gaaaagaagaagatcatTCCACAACCTGTAGCACAGCAAGATAACTTTTATGTGGCGAGACCAAGTAGTAGCAGTCGCAACCGAAGTATCAATGGTGGATATGGTAGTGCAAGTCCTTTGAACAGAAAGCTTTCAAGAGGATTCAGCAACAATACCAGTTACACATCTCTTGGTACATCTTTAAGAAGAGAATCTTCAGGGATCATCAAAAACACATGGCCTTAG
- the LOC108812912 gene encoding probable methyltransferase At1g27930 has protein sequence MSNLIPPEKRWIITTVLLAGLVGGALLFTSFLRTADDALFLCSTASAKSRAAAAAADYEATPIQLQAIVHYATSTVVPQQNMAEISISFNVLKQLAPANFLVFGLGRDSLMWASLNPRGKTLFLEEDLEWFQKVTKDSPFLRAHHVRYRTQLQEADKLLRSYKTEPSCFPAKSYLRGNERCKLALTGLPDEFYDTEWDLIMVDAPKGYFAEAPGRMAAIYSAAVMARNRKKPGVTHVFLHDVNRRVEKTFANEFLCRKHRAHAAGRLWHFVIPPVAANATIDGGDYRFC, from the coding sequence ATGAGCAACTTAATACCACCGGAGAAACGATGGATCATCACCACCGTACTACTAGCCGGTCTAGTAGGCGGCGCTCTACTCTTCACAAGCTTCTTACGAACCGCAGACGACGCTCTCTTCCTCTGCTCCACCGCGAGCGCCAAAAGCCGAGCAGCAGCCGCGGCGGCCGATTACGAAGCGACACCGATCCAGCTCCAAGCCATCGTCCACTACGCGACCTCCACCGTGGTCCCGCAGCAGAACATGGCCGAGATCTCGATCTCTTTCAACGTCCTGAAACAGCTAGCTCCTGCCAACTTCCTCGTCTTCGGACTGGGCCGGGACTCCCTCATGTGGGCCTCTCTCAACCCGCGAGGCAAAACGCTCTTCCTCGAGGAAGATCTCGAGTGGTTCCAGAAAGTGACCAAAGACTCCCCCTTCCTCCGTGCGCATCACGTGCGTTACAGGACGCAGCTACAAGAAGCCGACAAGCTTCTCCGCTCTTACAAAACTGAGCCGAGCTGTTTCCCCGCGAAATCTTACCTCCGAGGGAACGAGCGCTGCAAGCTCGCGCTCACGGGGCTCCCCGACGAGTTCTACGACACGGAGTGGGATCTGATCATGGTCGACGCTCCTAAAGGTTACTTCGCCGAAGCTCCGGGAAGAATGGCGGCGATTTACTCGGCGGCGGTTATGGCTAGGAACAGGAAGAAGCCTGGAGTTACTCACGTGTTCTTGCACGATGTTAACCGGAGGGTGGAGAAGACTTTCGCCAACGAGTTTTTGTGCCGGAAGCATAGAGCTCACGCCGCCGGGAGGTTGTGGCATTTCGTGATACCTCCCGTGGCTGCGAACGCTACGATCGACGGTGGAGATTACAGGTTTTGTTAA
- the LOC108839420 gene encoding ABC transporter B family member 13, whose translation MDSTEPLSNGNIQNETDSKKKDSVSLMGLFGAADKLDCFLMILGSLGACTLGATLPLFFVFFGKMLDSLGNLSTDPKALSSRVSQNALDLVYLGLVTFVSAWIGVACWTQTGERQTARLRINYLKAILAKDITFFDTEARDSNLIFHISSDAILVQDAIGDKTGHVLRYLSQFIAGFVVGFLSVWQLTLLTLAVVPLIAIAGGGYAIIMSTISEKSEAAYADAGKVAEEVISQVRTVYAFVGEEKAVNTYSNSLKKALKLCKRSGLAKGLGVGLTYSLLFCAWALLLWYASLLVRHGKTNGAKAFTTILNVIFSGFALGQAAPSISAISKGRVAAANIFRMIENKNLEGSERLDEGTALQNVAGKIEFHQVSFAYPSRPNMVFENLSFTIPSGKTFAFVGPSGSGKSTIISMVQRFYEPKSGEILLDGNDIKSLKLNWLREQMGLVSQEPALFATTIASNILLGKENASMDQIIEAAKAANADSFIKSLPNGYNTQVGEGGTQLSGGQKQRIAIARAVLRNPKILLLDEATSALDAESEKIVQQALDNVMEKRTTLVVAHRLSTIRNVDKIVVLRNGQVVETGSHTELLSRGGDYATLVNVQETEPQEDPRSIMSEAGKSHAGSCSSRRVSSSRRTSSFREVQEKSDKDSDGEDLSSSSTIWELIKLNAPEWPYALLGSIGAVLAGAQTPLFSMGIAYVLTAFYSPSPSVIKRDVEKVAIIFVGIAVVTAPIYLLQHYFYTLMGERLTSRVRLSLFSAILSNEIGWFDLDENNTGSLTSILAADATLVRSALADRLSTIVQNLSLTVTALAIAFYYSWRVAAVVTACFPLLIAAALTEQLFLKGFGGDYTRAYSKATSVAREAIENIRTVASFGAEKQISEQFACELSKPTKSAFLRGHISGIGYGFSQFLAFCSYALGLWYVSVLIKHKETNFSDSIKSFMVLIVTAFSVAETLALTPDIVKGTQALGSVFRVLHRETEIPPDQPNSRLVTQIKGDIEFRNVSFAYPARLDVPIFQNLNLRVSAGKSLAVVGPSGSGKSTVIGLIMRFYDADKGNLCIDGKDIKALNLRSLRKKLALVQQEPALFSTTVLENIKYGNENASEAEIIEAAKAANAHEFISRMEEGYKTHVGEKGVQLSGGQKQRVAIARAVLKDPSVLLLDEATSALDTSSERLVQEALDKLMKGRTTVLVAHRLSTIRKADTIAVLHKGRVVEKGSHRELVSISNGFYKQLTSLQELV comes from the exons ATGGATAGCACGGAACCTCTCTCTAATGGAAACATTCAGAATGAGACGGACTCAAAGAAGAAAGACTCTGTTTCATTGATGGGTTTGTTCGGCGCAGCAGATAAACTTGATTGCTTTCTGATGATTCTAGGCAGTTTAGGTGCGTGTACTCTTGGCGCTACGCTTCCTCTCTTCTTTGTGTTCTTCGGAAAGATGCTAGACTCTCTTGGCAATCTATCTACAGATCCTAAAGCCCTATCTTCCCGCGTTTCACAG AATGCTCTAGACTTGGTCTACTTAGGACTGGTTACTTTTGTATCAGCCTGGATCG GAGTTGCATGTTGGACGCAAACAGGGGAAAGACAAACAGCTAGATTGCGTATAAACTATCTCAAAGCAATCTTAGCGAAAGACATTACTTTCTTTGATACAGAAGCTAGAGATTCAAATCTCATTTTCCACATCTCAAGTGATGCTATCTTGGTCCAAGATGCAATTGGTGATAAG ACAGGCCATGTATTGCGGTATCTATCTCAGTTCATAGCCGGATTTGTGGTAGGTTTTCTGTCGGTATGGCAACTAACGCTGCTCACGTTAGCAGTGGTTCCATTGATAGCAATTGCAGGAGGAGGGTACGCTATAATCATGTCTACAATCTCAGAGAAGAGTGAAGCTGCTTATGCTGATGCAGGCAAAGTCGCAGAAGAG GTAATTTCACAGGTGAGAACAGTGTATGCATTTGTAGGAGAAGAGAAAGCTGTAAACACTTactcaaactctctcaagaaagcTCTGAAACTCTGTAAAAGAAGCGGTCTTGCTAAAGGCTTAGGAGTTGGATTAACATACAGCCTCTTGTTTTGTGCTTGGGCTTTGCTTTTGTGGTACGCTAGTCTTCTTGTTCGCCACGGCAAAACAAACGGCGCAAAAGCCTTCACAACGATCCTCAACGTCATCTTTAGCGGATT CGCCTTAGGTCAAGCGGCGCCTAGCATATCAGCTATCTCCAAAGGCAGAGTTGCTGCTGCAAATATATTCAGAATGATAGAGAACAAGAATCTCGAAGGTTCTGAAAGACTAGACGAGGGAACAGCTTTGCAAAACGTAGCTGGGAAGATTGAGTTTCATCAAGTGTCTTTTGCTTATCCTTCAAGACCAAACATGGTGTTTGAGAATCTTAGTTTCACTATACCTTCAGGCAAGACTTTTGCATTTGTGGGTCCAAGCGGCTCAGGGAAAAGCACAATCATATCAATGGTTCAACGTTTCTATGAACCAAAGTCAGGGGAGATTCTCTTGGATGGGAATGACATCAAGAGCTTGAAGCTGAACTGGTTGAGAGAACAGATGGGTTTAGTGAGCCAAGAACCGGCTCTATTCGCCACCACAATAGCTTCCAATATTCTTCTTGGTAAAGAGAATGCTAGTATGGATCAGATCATTGAAGCTGCTAAAGCAGCCAATGCAGATTCTTTCATTAAATCATTACCTAATGGTTATAATACTCAG GTTGGAGAAGGAGGAACTCAGCTCTCAGGAGGACAGAAACAGAGGATTGCTATTGCTCGAGCGGTTCTAAGGAATCCAAAGATACTACTCTTAGATGAAGCAACGAGCGCTCTTGATGCTGAATCAGAGAAGATTGTGCAGCAAGCACTTGACAATGTTATGGAAAAAAGAACAACACTAGTGGTTGCACATAGATTATCCACCATCCGTAATGTTGACAAGATTGTTGTATTGAGAAATGGTCAAGTTGTGGAAACCGGTAGCCACACAGAACTGCTTTCAAGAGGAGGAGATTACGCGACTCTTGTCAATGTCCAAGAGACAGAACCTCAAGAAGACCCTAGATCAATTATGTCTGAAGCCGGTAAGTCTCACGCTGGTTCTTGTAGTTCAAGAAGAGTTTCTAGCTCAAGAAGGACCTCAAGCTTCAGGGAAGTCCAGGAGAAGAGTGATAAAGACTCTGATGGAGAAGATTTGAGCTCATCTTCGACGATATGGGAACTGATAAAGCTGAATGCTCCAGAGTGGCCATATGCGTTACTTGGCTCAATAGGTGCAGTTCTTGCAGGAGCACAAACTCCATTGTTCTCCATGGGGATTGCTTATGTGTTAACAGCGTTTTATTCTCCTTCTCCTAGTGTGATCAAGCGTGATGTCGAAAAGGTAGCTATTATCTTTGTTGGTATTGCAGTTGTAACAGCTCCTATATATCTCCTTCAGCATTACTTCTATACACTTATGGGAGAGCGTCTTACTTCCAGGGTTCGCTTATCCCTCTTCTCAG CGATTCTTTCAAATGAGATTGGGTGGTTTGATTTAGATGAGAACAACACTGGCTCACTCACTTCAATCTTGGCTGCTGATGCAACTTTGGTGAGAAGTGCTCTAGCAGATCGCCTCTCGACAATAGTCCAAAACCTGTCTCTTACAGTCACAGCGTTAGCTATAGCCTTTTACTACAGCTGGCGTGTTGCTGCTGTAGTAACTGCTTGTTTCCCTCTTCTCATTGCCGCTGCACTTACCGAG CAACTGTTTCTAAAAGGCTTTGGGGGAGATTACACAAGGGCTTACTCTAAAGCAACTTCAGTGGCGCGTGAAGCGATTGAGAATATAAGAACTGTGGCTTCGTTTGGTGCTGAGAAGCAGATCTCCGAGCAGTTTGCTTGTGAGCTAAGCAAACCCACCAAGAGTGCTTTTCTCAGAGGCCATATCTCTGGAATTGGATATGGCTTTTCCCAGTTTCTTGCGTTCTGTTCCTACGCTCTTGGTCTCTGGTACGTCTCGGTTTTGATCAAGCACAAGGAGACGAATTTTTCGGATAGTATCAAGTCTTTCATGGTGTTGATCGTCACTGCTTTCTCAGTTGCGGAAACGCTTGCCTTGACGCCAGATATCGTGAAGGGCACGCAAGCGCTCGGATCggtttttagggttttacaTAGAGAGACCGAGATACCTCCAGATCAGCCTAACTCAAGACTGGTCACTCAGATCAAAGGGGATATAGAATTTAGAAACGTGAGCTTTGCGTACCCCGCAAGACTTGATGTCCCCATTTTCCAAAACCTAAACCTAAGAGTCTCAGCCGGGAAAAGTCTTGCGGTCGTGGGACCTAGCGGTTCGGGGAAGAGCACGGTGATCGGTCTGATCATGAGATTCTATGACGCGGACAAGGGCAATCTCTGTATCGATGGGAAAGACATAAAAGCCCTAAACCTACGTAGCTTGCGGAAGAAGCTAGCGTTGGTCCAGCAAGAACCGGCTCTGTTTTCAACGACCGTTCTCGAGAACATCAAGTACGGGAACGAGAACGCGTCGGAGGCAGAGATAATCGAAGCAGCTAAAGCTGCGAACGCGCACGAGTTCATAAGCAGGATGGAAGAAGGGTACAAGACGCACGTGGGTGAAAAGGGAGTGCAGTTGTCAGGTGGTCAGAAACAGAGAGTGGCTATCGCGAGGGCGGTTCTAAAGGATCCTTCGGTGCTTCTCCTTGATGAGGCAACGAGTGCTTTGGACACGAGCTCGGAGAGACTTGTCCAAGAGGCGCTAGACAAGCTTATGAAGGGACGAACTACGGTGCTGGTGGCACATAGGCTCTCGACCATAAGAAAAGCAGACACCATCGCTGTTTTGCATAAAGGAAGAGTTGTGGAGAAAGGAAGTCATAGAGAGCTTGTTTCCATATCTAATGGTTTCTATAAGCAATTGACAAGTCTTCAAGAACTGGTATGA
- the LOC108841582 gene encoding non-specific lipid transfer protein GPI-anchored 1 encodes MKGLHFHLFLVTMTVAASISAETPAAPAGGGALAEKCSQVIPKVSLCLDFATGKAPKPSEKCCDAIEDIKEKDPKCLCFLVQQAKTGGQAMKDLGVQEAKLIQLPTACQLQNASISNCPKLLGISPSSPDAAVFTSNATTMTPEAPAGKSPATPATSAEKGGSASIKDGHLVVALAIALITVSFVSTLPRMALA; translated from the exons ATGAAGGGTCTTCATTTCCACCTCTTCCTAGTCACCATGACGGTCGCTGCATCCATCTCCGCGGAAACACCAGCCGCTCCGGCGGGCGGAGGAGCATTGGCTGAGAAATGTAGCCAAGTTATTCCAAAGGTAAGTTTGTGTTTGGATTTCGCGACCGGGAAAGCACCAAAACCGTCTGAGAAGTGTTGTGACGCTATCGAAGATATAAAAGAGAAGGATCCAAAGTGTTTGTGTTTCTTGGTACAACAAGCGAAGACAGGAGGACAAGCTATGAAGGATCTTGGTGTTCAAGAAGCCAAGCTTATTCAACTTCCAACTGCTTGTCAGCTCCAAAACGCTAGCATCTCCAATTGTCCAA AGCTTCTCGGGATTTCGCCGAGCTCGCCAGACGCAGCAGTATTCACAAGCAATGCCACAACAATGACACCGGAGGCGCCGGCAGGGAAGTCTCCGGCAACTCCAGCGACGTCTGCGGAGAAAGGAGGATCAGCTTCCATAAAAGATGGTCACCTCGTTGTGGCTCTAGCCATCGCTTTGATTACCGTCTCCTTCGTCTCGACCTTGCCTAGGATGGCTTTGGCATAG
- the LOC108846932 gene encoding nuclear transport factor 2B-like translates to MAAAQMDPDAVAKAFVEHYYSTFDNNRVGLGGLYQEASMLTFEGQKIQGVQSIVAKLTSLPFQQCKHNISTVDCQPSGPASGMLVFVSGNLQLAGEEHALKFSQMFHLMPTPQGSFYVFNDIFRLNYA, encoded by the exons ATGGCGGCGGCGCAGATGGATCCCGATGCAGTGGCGAAGGCCTTCGTGGAGCATTACTACTCGACCTTCGACAACAACCGTGTAGGTCTGGGAGGTCTCTACCAGGAAGCTTCAATGCTCACCTTCGAAGGTCAGAAGATCCAAGGAGTCCAGAGCATCGTCGCCAAGCTCACCTCTCTCCCTTTCCAGCAGTGCAAACACAACATCTCCACCGTCGATTGCCAGCCTTCTGGCCCCGCCTCCGGTATGCTCGTTTTCGTCTCCGGCAACCTCCAGCTCGCCGGCGAGGAGCACGCTCTCAAGTTCAGCcag ATGTTTCACTTGATGCCGACGCCACAAGGAAGCTTTTACGTGTTTAATGATATATTCAGGTTGAACTACGCCTGA
- the LOC108846756 gene encoding uncharacterized protein LOC108846756, which yields MSGVSLAVGPRTDRDKTSSSSEKRRWSGMSAAGGGGGGLMGSLRVIELQLVAFILVFSASGLVPLLDMLFPAFASVYIIALSRFAFPSHRVSTAAPEVFHGSKLFRVYVISGTTIGLFLPLAYVLGGFARGDDQAVRSATPHLFLLSCQILTENVISGLSLFSPPVRALVPLLYTVWRIFVIIDWSKDVWFNKSLPVNATPNVAAWFWFGRYLAIANLVYFGVNLLCFLIPRFLPRAFDRYFRERDEILAKNQEDKPVEVPRARTSDPKSD from the exons ATGTCAGGCGTATCTCTTGCGGTGGGTCCAAGAACCGATAGGGACAAAACATCGTCATCAAGTGAAAAGAGACGGTGGTCTGGGATGTCGGCAGCCGGAGGTGGAGGAGGCGGCTTGATGGGATCATTGAGGGTAATAGAGCTACAGCTAGTCGCCTTCATACTAGTCTTCTCAGCGAGCGGCCTCGTACCGCTACTCGACATGCTGTTTCCAGCGTTTGCGTCTGTCTATATAATCGCCCTCTCGCGTTTTGCTTTCCCTTCTCACAGAGTTTCCACCGCTGCACCTGAAGTCTTTCACGGCAGCAAACTCTTCAG GGTTTATGTGATTTCGGGCACGACGATTGGTCTGTTCTTGCCTCTAGCTTACGTGTTAGGTGGTTTTGCAAGAGGAGACGATCAGGCGGTAAGATCAGCAACACCACACTTGTTTCTGCTGTCATGTCAGATCCTGACAGAGAATGTAATAAGTGGCCTATCTCTGTTCTCGCCGCCTGTAAGAGCTCTGGTGCCACTTCTCTACACGGTGTGGAGAATCTTTGTGATCATTGATTGGTCTAAAGATGTTTGGTTCAACAAATCTTTACCAGTCAATGCTACACCTAAT GTGGCTGCGTGGTTCTGGTTTGGACGGTATTTAGCAATAGCGAACTTAGTGTATTTTGGAGTGAATCTACTCTGTTTCTTGATCCCTAGATTCCTACCTCGTGCTTTTGACCGTTACTTCAGAGAAAGAGACGAGATCCTTGCTAAAAACCAAGAAGACAAACCAGTTGAAGTTCCAAGAGCAAGAACATCAGACCCCAAATCTGATTGa
- the LOC108835200 gene encoding uncharacterized protein At4g17700-like, with protein sequence MAVTKLARLSKRDEFWMKVAECGGFDIEHLMEKKPPSCNIIARKFTKDLCPRNNIIVYAKLGIHKYNMTQGTNLQLSSIEKYNVRPKVAYTTYYVTAVAKDPAAGGSLITFQTSSYIQGFDVKSLTCFIARPKPEPHEDQACNRSTECGPIDRGSLPEWPADNAFDDKTRYYVVKKSELRKNDWIRLYLELAFLNANLSLPNINLSKLVIMKVAVESRENIDSPKERLNARYATFYIKYKYCPNKSRRACKVDGCRATRERIAIVRRSLDKISGLLTLSFHGHWKHTFL encoded by the exons ATGGCGGTGACAAAGCTTGCGAGATTAAGCAAGCGGGATGAATTTTGGATGAAAGTGGCAGAATGTGGT gGATTTGATATTGAACACTTGATGGAAAAAAAACCACCCTCTTGTAATATCATAGCTCGGAAGTTTACAAAAGATCTTTGCCCCCGAAACAACATCATCGTATATGCTAAGTTAGGGATCCATAAGTACAATATGACACag GGTACTAACTTGCAGCTGAGTTCCATAGAGAAATACAATGTGCGACCAAAAGTAGCTTATACCACTTACTATGTAACAGCGGTTGCAAAAGATCCAGCTGCTGGTGGTTCGCTTATAACTTTTCAGACGAGTTCTTATATACAAGGCTTTGATGTCAAGAGCTTGACTTGTTTTATTGCTAGACCTAAGCCCGAACCACATG AGGACCAAGCTTGCAACCGATCTACCGAATGTGGACCTATAGACAGAGGTAGTTTGCCTGAATGGCCGGCAGATAATGCTTTCGATGATAAAACGCGATATTACGTG GTGAAAAAATCAGAGCTTCGAAAAAATGACTGGATTCGTCTATACTTGGAGCTTGCATTCCTCAATGCAAATTTAAGCCTTCCAAAT ATTAATCTGTCAAAGCTGGTCATAATGAAAGTAGCGGTGGAGAGTAGAGAAAACATAGATTCTCCAAAGGAGAGACTCAATGCCAGATATGCAACCTTCTACATAAAGTACAAGTACTGCCCAAATAAAAGTCGCCGCGCTTGTAAGGTTGATGGTTGCAGGGCTACACGTGAACGCATAGCTATAGTAAGAAGAAGCCTGGACAAGATCTCAGGACTCCTCACTCTCTCGTTCCATGGTCATTGGAAACACACTTTTCTTTAG